A stretch of the Capsicum annuum cultivar UCD-10X-F1 chromosome 8, UCD10Xv1.1, whole genome shotgun sequence genome encodes the following:
- the LOC107838811 gene encoding uncharacterized protein LOC107838811 isoform X6 → MDVVLVRVLQSSRHEHREDTDYRQRVKDPGAVFIAGATGQVGIRIAQILLCEGYSERAGVSNLGAAQKLACLSISNKIKRSFHHAIVVGRQFPICRVHVNGFTVEQSKPEKERNILFLK, encoded by the exons ATGGATGTGGTTCTTGTTAGAGTTTTGCAAAGCTCTAGACATGAGCACCGAGAAGATACCGATTACAG GCAAAGGGTAAAGGATCCTGGAGCGGTGTTTATTGCTGGTGCCACTGGACAAGTTGGTATCCGCATTGCTCAGATACTGCTGTGTGAAGGTTATAGTGAAAGAGCTGGAGTTTCTAACCTTGGTGCAGCACAAAAACTAGCTTGTCTCTCCATTAGCAACAAG ATAAAAAGGAGTTTCCATCATGCAATAGTTGTTGGACGACAGTTTCCAATATGTAGAGTACACGTCAACGGTTTTACTGTGGAG CAAAGCAAACCAGAAAAAGAGAGAAACATTTTGTTCCTAAAATGA
- the LOC107838811 gene encoding uncharacterized protein LOC107838811 isoform X3, producing the protein MDVVLVRVLQSSRHEHREDTDYRQRVKDPGAVFIAGATGQVGIRIAQILLCEGYSERAGVSNLGAAQKLACLSISNKVSSFGTAAKQTRKREKHFVPKMTKEFHQKDFIIWKDSMHRYSTVNKSIGDRWQWS; encoded by the exons ATGGATGTGGTTCTTGTTAGAGTTTTGCAAAGCTCTAGACATGAGCACCGAGAAGATACCGATTACAG GCAAAGGGTAAAGGATCCTGGAGCGGTGTTTATTGCTGGTGCCACTGGACAAGTTGGTATCCGCATTGCTCAGATACTGCTGTGTGAAGGTTATAGTGAAAGAGCTGGAGTTTCTAACCTTGGTGCAGCACAAAAACTAGCTTGTCTCTCCATTAGCAACAAG GTATCAAGTTTTGGTACTGCAGCAAAGCAAACCAGAAAAAGAGAGAAACATTTTGTTCCTAAAATGACAAAGGAATTTCATCAGAAGGATTTCATTATCTGGAAGGATTCAATGCACCGATACTCCACTGTTAACAA ATCTATAGGAGATAGATGGCAATGGTCTTGA
- the LOC107838811 gene encoding uncharacterized protein LOC107838811 isoform X4, with the protein MDVVLVRVLQSSRHEHREDTDYRQRVKDPGAVFIAGATGQVGIRIAQILLCEGYSERAGVSNLGAAQKLACLSISNKVSSFGTAAKQTRKREKHFVPKMTKEFHQKDFIIWKDSMHRYSTVNNCPK; encoded by the exons ATGGATGTGGTTCTTGTTAGAGTTTTGCAAAGCTCTAGACATGAGCACCGAGAAGATACCGATTACAG GCAAAGGGTAAAGGATCCTGGAGCGGTGTTTATTGCTGGTGCCACTGGACAAGTTGGTATCCGCATTGCTCAGATACTGCTGTGTGAAGGTTATAGTGAAAGAGCTGGAGTTTCTAACCTTGGTGCAGCACAAAAACTAGCTTGTCTCTCCATTAGCAACAAG GTATCAAGTTTTGGTACTGCAGCAAAGCAAACCAGAAAAAGAGAGAAACATTTTGTTCCTAAAATGACAAAGGAATTTCATCAGAAGGATTTCATTATCTGGAAGGATTCAATGCACCGATACTCCACTGTTAACAA
- the LOC107838811 gene encoding uncharacterized protein LOC107838811 isoform X1, producing the protein MDVVLVRVLQSSRHEHREDTDYRQRVKDPGAVFIAGATGQVGIRIAQILLCEGYSERAGVSNLGAAQKLACLSISNKIKRSFHHAIVVGRQFPICRVHVNGFTVEVSSFGTAAKQTRKREKHFVPKMTKEFHQKDFIIWKDSMHRYSTVNKSIGDRWQWS; encoded by the exons ATGGATGTGGTTCTTGTTAGAGTTTTGCAAAGCTCTAGACATGAGCACCGAGAAGATACCGATTACAG GCAAAGGGTAAAGGATCCTGGAGCGGTGTTTATTGCTGGTGCCACTGGACAAGTTGGTATCCGCATTGCTCAGATACTGCTGTGTGAAGGTTATAGTGAAAGAGCTGGAGTTTCTAACCTTGGTGCAGCACAAAAACTAGCTTGTCTCTCCATTAGCAACAAG ATAAAAAGGAGTTTCCATCATGCAATAGTTGTTGGACGACAGTTTCCAATATGTAGAGTACACGTCAACGGTTTTACTGTGGAG GTATCAAGTTTTGGTACTGCAGCAAAGCAAACCAGAAAAAGAGAGAAACATTTTGTTCCTAAAATGACAAAGGAATTTCATCAGAAGGATTTCATTATCTGGAAGGATTCAATGCACCGATACTCCACTGTTAACAA ATCTATAGGAGATAGATGGCAATGGTCTTGA
- the LOC107838811 gene encoding uncharacterized protein LOC107838811 isoform X7: protein MDVVLVRVLQSSRHEHREDTDYRQRVKDPGAVFIAGATGQVGIRIAQILLCEGYSERAGVSNLGAAQKLACLSISNKIKRSFHHAIVVGRQFPICRVHVNGFTVEIYRR from the exons ATGGATGTGGTTCTTGTTAGAGTTTTGCAAAGCTCTAGACATGAGCACCGAGAAGATACCGATTACAG GCAAAGGGTAAAGGATCCTGGAGCGGTGTTTATTGCTGGTGCCACTGGACAAGTTGGTATCCGCATTGCTCAGATACTGCTGTGTGAAGGTTATAGTGAAAGAGCTGGAGTTTCTAACCTTGGTGCAGCACAAAAACTAGCTTGTCTCTCCATTAGCAACAAG ATAAAAAGGAGTTTCCATCATGCAATAGTTGTTGGACGACAGTTTCCAATATGTAGAGTACACGTCAACGGTTTTACTGTGGAG ATCTATAGGAGATAG
- the LOC107838811 gene encoding uncharacterized protein LOC107838811 isoform X2, whose product MDVVLVRVLQSSRHEHREDTDYRQRVKDPGAVFIAGATGQVGIRIAQILLCEGYSERAGVSNLGAAQKLACLSISNKIKRSFHHAIVVGRQFPICRVHVNGFTVEVSSFGTAAKQTRKREKHFVPKMTKEFHQKDFIIWKDSMHRYSTVNNCPK is encoded by the exons ATGGATGTGGTTCTTGTTAGAGTTTTGCAAAGCTCTAGACATGAGCACCGAGAAGATACCGATTACAG GCAAAGGGTAAAGGATCCTGGAGCGGTGTTTATTGCTGGTGCCACTGGACAAGTTGGTATCCGCATTGCTCAGATACTGCTGTGTGAAGGTTATAGTGAAAGAGCTGGAGTTTCTAACCTTGGTGCAGCACAAAAACTAGCTTGTCTCTCCATTAGCAACAAG ATAAAAAGGAGTTTCCATCATGCAATAGTTGTTGGACGACAGTTTCCAATATGTAGAGTACACGTCAACGGTTTTACTGTGGAG GTATCAAGTTTTGGTACTGCAGCAAAGCAAACCAGAAAAAGAGAGAAACATTTTGTTCCTAAAATGACAAAGGAATTTCATCAGAAGGATTTCATTATCTGGAAGGATTCAATGCACCGATACTCCACTGTTAACAA